In Syngnathus acus chromosome 5, fSynAcu1.2, whole genome shotgun sequence, a genomic segment contains:
- the LOC119123720 gene encoding death-inducer obliterator 1-like isoform X3, which translates to MEENVSPELSLAHEPEQSQDHMDSCSQGDGEERLSEPTQTIPTESDEVAEEPIEKADKSSKANNELKKTWTFRRSTVAQREMPVEAAPDNHESRYPVRRSGRQSKRTDKLEEFLSTTKRVLRKSAPPSLEGGDPPSQTPTDAETASEASFDGNADTKTAEDKPEPSDRRTRSRTREQTRQTTQRGRWTRQSQSATVKGEESSENEDSEDGAESQDKDAEQSGKGAKVEDTNANKEHQPGLDMQTKEEQKKKNVKGEDQEENDDDDEEETTEKGGLLVKRGPIRTYVNKKRAASSNSTSAKGQTPMQAVGKTGKPREQEDSDDGSSSSSSSTDSDEGYDPNALYCICRQKHNKRFMICCDRCEEWFHGDCVGITEARGRLMERNGEDYVCPNCTAKKSQVIRPATSTLSLSIDLKTKACALPLPPAGGAFGDVGSMTRSGAQAQLPSTSAGSDEKGAEDIGIKGRIEKATNPTGKKKIKIFQPTVQQATPPNTGQKGAPVSEKPACPTAEPKAPTEMEQEKVASNVEVKTTETEEAGKSAAAEDVSLPKCIGPGCESNAQPDSVYCGNDCILRHAAATVKSFGEVKEPPSQDQESSSASKREATRQTRAQKDSGEDSGSDGGDDDDAPDEDDEDAHAVEQPPPPATASWCSDHNYIAVPPEKTTPISTTVLNTKSPPKEEKQSKKQVPAHVKPSSDSKTSSKAKKTMTTRASKVSPKGKRSSSQSSSSKATKRSATPPSKAATKSKKSRTTSTPPQSPYPPGPIHVTGALRVTKTNFTIPKKQPQQKDSPSHHQSSSSSRVPSSPASSASSSHSSSQRSHHATSSSASSIPPPANHQMRQNIRRSLTDILYKRVSDSDDLTMTESEVARLAVAIEKEMFNICLSTDSKYKNKYRSLMFNLKDPKNKGLFYKVIRGDLSPFRLVRLSAEDMVSKEISEWKKPDPSQSQSSSGRAHSGHSKTSSRHDSHKVDAEDAPPPSDADDQDEPSVTASAAPQSSATEGGGSMPDIFSAMLKDTTLEHRTHLFDLNCKICTGQKTEDEIASKKSKPTRKSDQPRQEMHSASAVGQPQAATVYQQLIPPPYQPGIEPAVVVEPQPQLYQEDPNNMAMQAIAPAVSSVSISRRDPRMARHGSGVTVTYTPSEKPTNTMAEPLAAPVIAPLDVATKAPLPMPPAPPSLLALSKPSRTSSSEPPPEGETAIFLHGQERIWKGFINMQSVAKFVTKAYLVSGSFEYLKEDLPDTIHVGGRISPNTVWDYVGKLKTSLSKELCLIRFQPATEEEEVAYVSLFCYFSSRKRFGVVANSNRRIKDLYLIPLASKDPLPSKLLPFDGPGLEPARPNLLLGLLICQKDRKRPGVPLESDEKRSKMQIKDIDETGLPKPPLSVKVDRSTRQSLDIPFSTTPPGSPPVSSSATPNVAVATPSVFSLLSTVKAPATSSVTGVESPSSSSSIPAPAATATPLQTILNTLFGKKKPDSEASNSPSDQGAESSIPHSTMIDPIVQQFAQTKDKQVEEDEDDRPYDPEEEYNPSMGYSVPIKPIEVVNKPDVLQSEGDDIAYDPEDDSIFDEVQTTVADETGKSSCDDVTDPEKILASLKQKGKLTLPKQEDKHVPSTDLPGPSQTPPAILGGSQLMQLGKKVEELVKSATPTINQSRDPRQSRESRQGAGITTKTTDELLDKEELSSNDSSTPQQSVQEPQVASVAQLPDSSQDPEKPLPMEEEKSETLPFMETSKEEVSIPLLGETLEPDLEYDYLQDNEEKMKAEQDESVQAETEADKYSIWPNAASILKGKEDSEYDDNSQEAAICSSYNEPPNSSTITSAIPVLGDTHSHYPRHHRATSDFDDDYRSQSDIPRPSSYLQSQPMHGQNPMMRPPSMSVPPPIQGISSMSAPQSVQGPPPAIHGPPPVLGPPVLGPPVLGPPIQADSSHPYGLPPSFPPYQNQWTRPQLPPPQQPLSRPPPQNLLPPRVTPPLYPPIGQRGPPPQMFDPLLPPQHSAQQCPPPGFPLPPTFDGQNQLPPPRFAGPPPPFNFPGNRGPPPPFTAPPPGHFDNRLPPPSIFSGPRGPLPSQYGDPSPIQMQPPMGDQSRGPRDHYSKDSHSFTHADQHLSHPPNIFKDSPATAYRGLPPSQYDDSRGPHSIVEINPQNKFGVPRPHSPPHRGGLDEHIALRQENRNKFGGPRPHSPPHRGGLDEHIALRQENRNKFGVHRLHSPPHRGALDEHTPLSPLQENRNKFGVARLHSPPHRGALNEHMALPPLQENRAMRDQTQPFGGSERYRFDRFSDEARRFSDEARPVRHSGPLLPTPTEAPIAPPSHIGGHSPDIRREDFWRRHSPDVMRRTNTNREGSEPQSTEPFGHFEVGLREQVSAPAQSLEERLKELSGDCRRDRDRDNPSSARSLWERNQGKRWSREREWERSRERNTDRESSRERDHSKGKESEKNKEAEVERHKDEDTDKRRDRDREREKDRVKDRDSDRRDYDRERGRNRDKERDRERDRRRDRSRSRDRDRGKDRGRDRDKEKDSDRDKDRERDREKDRDKDKDRDRDRGRDKDRDGEKERDKDPDREREKDRDVDKDRDREREKDRSREKDRSRDRDREKDRDREKDRDREKDRDREKDRDREKDRDREKDRDREKDRDREKDRDREKDRDREKDRDREKDRDREKDRDREKDRDREKDRDREKDRDREKDRDREKDRDREKDRDREKDRDREKDRDKDRERDRGRDRRETSRTRERREDKNSKHEKSKEKEKTSVNDKNSS; encoded by the exons ATGGAGGAGAATGTGAGCCCTGAGCTCTCTCTAGCTCATGAGCCAGAACAGAGCCAAGACCATATGGATAGCTGCTCTCAAG GTGATGGGGAAGAGCGACTCAGCGAGCCAACGCAAACCATCCCGACAGAAAGTGACGAAGTGGCAGAGGAGCCAATAGAGAAAGCGGACAAATCTTCCAAAGCCAACAACGAATTGAAGAAAACGTGGACATTCCGTCGCTCCACTGTTGCTCAAAGAGAGATGCCAGTGGAAGCAGCACCCGACAACCACGAGAGCCGCTATCCTGTTCGCCGAAGCGGCAGACAGTCCAAACGTACCGACAAACTGGAGGAATTTCTCTCCACCACGAAAAGAGTGCTACGAAAGAGCGCGCCGCCGTCCCTGGAAGGCGGGGATCCTCCTTCGCAAACCCCAACTGATGCAGAAACCGCCTCTGAGGCCAGCTTTGACGGGAACGCAGACACAAAGACGGCGGAAGACAAGCCCGAGCCGTCCGACAGGAGAACCCGAAGTAGGACGAGGGAGCAGACTCGACAGACGACTCAGCGCGGCAGGTGGACACGCCAATCCCAAAGCGCCACGGTCAAAGGTGAAGAAAGCTCAGAGAATGAAGACAGCGAAGATGGCGCCGAGTCGCAGGACAAAGATGCGGAGCAATCTGGAAAAGGGGCCAAAGTAGAAGACACAAATGCTAATAAGGAACACCAGCCTGGGTTGGATATGCAGACAAAGGAagagcaaaagaagaaaaatgttaaAGGGGAAGATCAAGAGGAgaatgacgacgacgacgaggagGAGACCACAGAAAAAGGCGGCTTGTTGGTAAAGCGCGGCCCAATTCGAACATACGTGAATAAAAAGCGGGCGGCAAGTTCAAATAGTACGTCTGCCAAGGGACAGACTCCCATGCAAGCTGTCGGCAAGACAGGCAAGCCTCGGGAACAGGAGGACAGCGATGACggttcctcttcctcatcttcaAGCACTGATTCTGACGAAGGATACGACCCCAATGCACTGTATTGCATCTGTCGCcagaaacacaacaaaag GTTCATGATCTGCTGTGACCGCTGCGAGGAGTGGTTCCATGGAGACTGTGTGGGCATAACCGAGGCTCGGGGCCGTCTGATGGAGAGAAATGGCGAGGATTACGTTTGCCCCAACTGCACGGCTAAAAAAAGCCAAGTGATCAGGCCTGCCACCTCCACGCTGTCCCTGAGCATAGACCTCAAGACCAAAGCTTGTGCTTTACCTCTACCTCCTGCTGGTGGCGCTTTTGGTGACGTGGGCTCCATGACCAGATCGGGGGCACAGGCACAACTGCCGTCAACATCTGCCGGCAGTGACGAGAAAGGAGCGGAGGACATCGGGATCAAAGGCAGGATCGAGAAAGCCACAAATCCAACAGGGAAAAAGAAGATAAAAATCTTTCAGCCG ACGGTACAGCAGGCAACGCCACCAAACACAGGCCAGAAGGGGGCGCCTGTGTCGGAAAAGCCAGCGTGCCCCACAGCAGAGCCAAAAGCACCAACAGAGATGGAGCAGGAGAAAGTGGCTTCAAACGTGGAGGTGAAAACAACCGAGACGGAAGAGGCCGGAAAGTCAGCGGCAGCGGAGGACGTGTCACTTCCCAAATGCATCGGTCCCGGCTGCGAGAGCAACGCCCAGCCGGACTCTGTGTACTGTGGAAATGACTGCATCCTGAGACACGCTGCCGCGACTGTGAAGTCATTCGGTGAAGTCAAAGAGCCTCCGAGCCAAGATCAGGAATCCAGCTCTGCGTCAAAG AGGGAAGCCACCAGACAGACGAGGGCCCAGAAGGACAGCGGCGAGGACTCTGGGAGCGACGGAGGAGATGACGACGACGCTCCggatgaggatgatgaagaCGCGCATGCTGTGGAGCAGCCGCCGCCTCCCGCCACTGCGTCATGGTGCAGCGACCATAATTACATTGCAGTACCACCAGAAAAGACTACACCCATATCAACAACAGTTTTAAACACAAAGT cCCCTCCCAAAGAAGAGAAACAGTCAAAGAAACAGGTCCCGGCTCACGTTAAACCCTCTTCTGATTCCAAGACCTCCTCCAAAGCGAAGAAGACCATGACCACTCGGGCATCCAAGGTGTCTCCAAAGGGCAAGAGGTCGTCCTCTCAGTCCAGCAGCTCTAAAGCAACCAAGAGGTCCGCGACTCCGCCCAGTAAAGCCGCGACAAAGTCCAAGAAATCGCGAACGACAAGCACACCGCCTCAGTCACCGTACCCTCCTGGGCCGATCCACGTCACGGGAGCGCTAAGAGTCACCAAGACCAACTTTACCATTCCAAAGAAGCAGCCTCAACAAAAAGACTCTCCATCCCATCATcaatcatcgtcgtcgtcaagAGTCCCATCATCTCCGGCGTCTTCAGCTTCCTCCAGCCATTCGTCATCCCAAAGGTCTCATCATGCCACCTCATCCTCGGCATCCTCGATCCCACCGCCCGCCAACCACCAGATGAGACAGAACATCCGTCGCTCCCTGACCGACATCCTTTACAAGAG GGTGAGCGACAGCGATGATCTGACAATGACGGAGAGCGAGGTGGCGAGGCTTGCCGTTGCCATCGAGAAGGAGATGTTTAACATCTGCCTCAGCACAGATAGCAAGTACAAAAACAAGTACCGCTCGCTCATGTTCAACCTCAAGGacccaaaaaacaaa ggCTTGTTCTACAAGGTAATTAGAGGTGATCTTAGCCCTTTCCGACTGGTGAGGCTGAGCGCAGAAGATATGGTTTCCAAGGAGATATCGGAGTGGAAGAAGCCTGACCCCTCCCAG AGCCAGTCCTCAAGTGGAAGGGCCCATTCAGGTCATTCCAAAACAAGCAGTAGGCACGACTCTCACAAAGTGGATGCGGAGgatgccccgcccccttccgATGCAGAT GACCAAGATGAGCCCAGCGTCACTGCTTCAGCTGCACCTCAGTCTTCTGCGACTGAGGGCGGCGGTAGTATGCCAGATATTTTCAGTGCCATGCTCAAAGACACAACGTTGGAACACAGGACTCATTTGTTTGACCTCAACTGTAAAATATGCACAG GTCAAAAGACAGAAGATGAGATTGCATCCAAAAAATCCAAACCCACCAGGAAGTCCGACCAACCCAGACAAGAGATGCATTCAGCCAGTGCCGTCGGCCAACCGCAAGCGGCCACGGTCTACCAACAGCTCATCCCACCGCCATACCAGCCCGGCATAGAACCGGCCGTCGTCGTCGAACCACAGCCACAACTTTACCAAGAGGACCCTAACAATATGGCTATGCAGGCCATCGCCCCCGCTGTTTCCTCTGTCAGCATCTCACGAAGAGACCCGCGCATGGCCAGGCATGGCTCCGGCGTTACGGTCACTTACACTCCTTCAGAAAAACCCACAAACACCATGGCAGAGCCACTCGCCGCTCCTGTCATTGCTCCTTTGGATGTTGCCACCAAAGCACCCCTTCCGATGCCCcctgctcctccatccttGTTGGCTTTGTCAAAACCATCCAGAACAAG tAGTTCTGAGCCTCCTCCTGAGGGGGAGACTGCAATCTTCCTCCATGGTCAAGAGAGGATTTGGAAAGGCTTCATCAACATGCAGTCTGTGGCCAAGTTTGTAACCAAAGCTTACTTGGTTTCAGGCTCTTTTGAGTACCTAAAAGAG GATTTGCCAGACACCATTCATGTTGGAGGACGCATCTCTCCAAACACAGTGTGGGACTATGTTGGGAAGTTGAAAACATCGTTGTCCAAG GAGCTGTGTTTGATCCGATTCCAGCCAGCcacagaggaagaggaagtagCTTACGTGTCTCTCTTCTGTTACTTCAGCAGCAGGAAAAGATTTGGTGTGGTAGCTAACAGTAACCGGAGGATCAAAGACCTCTATCTGATTCCTTTGGCCTCAAAGGACCCACTACCCTCCAAACTTTTGCCATTTGATGGACCAG GACTGGAGCCAGCCCGGCCCAACCTTCTACTGGGCCTCTTGATCTGCCAGAAGGATAGAAAGCGTCCCGGTGTTCCATTGGAAAGTGATGAGAAACGATCTAAGATGCAAATCAAAGATATTGATGAGACTGGTCTTCCAAAGCCACCTCTCTCAGTCAAAGTGGATCGAAGCACACGCCAAAGTTTGGACATTCCTTTCAGTACTACTCCCCCAGGGTCTCCTCCTGTCAGCTCCTCCGCGACCCCAAATGTCGCTGTGGCCACCCCATCtgtcttttctcttttgtcAACCGTTAAAGCACCCGCCACGTCCTCTGTCACGGGTGTGGAGTCTCCATCCTCATCCAGCTCTATCCCTGCCCCTGCAGCAACCGCCACTCCTCTCCAGACGATCCTCAACACTCTGTTTGGCAAGAAAAAGCCAGACTCTGAAGCTTCCAACTCGCCATCTGATCAGGGTGCAGAATCTTCCATTCCGCACTCTACAATGATCGATCCAATTGTGCAACAGTTTGCAcagacaaaagacaaacaggttgaggaggatgaagatgacCGACCATATGACCCTGAGGAAGAGTATAACCCAAGTATGGGTTACAGTGTGCCTATTAAACCGATTGAGGTAGTAAATAAACCTGACGTTTTACAGAGCGAAGGTGACGACATTGCATATGACCCCGAAGATGACTCAATATTTGATGAAGTCCAAACTACTGTAGCAGATGAAACTGGAAAGTCTTCATGTGATGACGTAACAGACCCGGAAAAGATCCTGGCAAGCCTTAAACAGAAAGGAAAGCTGACACTCCCAAAACAGGAAGACAAACATGTGCCGTCCACTGACTTGCCCGGGCCTTCACAAACACCCCCAGCCATTTTGGGCGGTAGTCAGTTAATGCAGCTTGGTAAAAAAGTGGAAGAGCTTGTGAAATCGGCCACACCCACGATCAACCAGAGCAGAGATCCTCGCCAGAGCCGGGAATCTCGCCAGGGGGCGGGcatcacaacaaaaacaacagatgaGCTGCTTGATAAAGAGGAGTTGTCTTCCAATGACTCTTCGACACCTCAGCAGTCAGTTCAAGAGCCACAGGTGGCTTCTGTTGCTCAGCTTCCCGACTCCTCACAAGACCCGGAGAAGCCATTACCAATGGAGGAAGAGAAATCTGAGACATTGCCCTTTATGGAGACTTCAAAAGAAGAGGTGTCCATTCCTTTATTAGGAGAGACTTTGGAACCTGATCTGGAGTATGACTATCTTCAAGACAatgaagagaaaatgaaagccGAGCAAGATGAGAGCGTCCAGGCTGAAACCGAGGCAGACAAGTATAGCATTTGGCCAAATGCTGCAAGTATTTTAAAAGGTAAAGAGGATTCAGAATACGATGACAATAGCCAAGAAGCGGCAATTTGTAGCTCCTACAATGAGCCACCAAACTCCTCGACAATTACTTCGGCAATTCCAGTCCTCGGGGACACTCATTCTCATTATCCGCGACATCACAGGGCAACATCAGACTTTGACGATGATTATAGATCACAAAGTGACATCCCCCGACCATCTAGTTATCTCCAATCTCAACCAATGCACGGACAGAATCCAATGATGAGGCCTCCATCAATGTCAGTACCACCACCCATACAAGGCATCTCTTCAATGTCTGCGCCACAGTCTGTGCAAGGACCCCCACCAGCTATCCACGGTCCTCCTCCAGTACTTGGTCCTCCAGTACTTGGTCCTCCAGTACTTGGTCCTCCAATCCAAGCTGACAGCAGCCATCCATACGGCCTCCCTCCGAGTTTCCCCCCCTATCAAAACCAATGGACACGCCCCCAACTACCACCTCCACAGCAGCCGCTCTCCAGACCACCTCCTCAGAACCTTTTACCACCTAGAGTAACACCACCACTTTACCCACCAATTGGCCAGAGAGGTCCTCCACCTCAAATGTTTGATCCTCTTCTCCCCCCTCAGCATAGTGCACAACAATGCCCTCCTCCAGGCTTTCCCCTCCCACCTACGTTTGATGGACAGAATCAGCTACCTCCTCCACGATTTGCTGGTCCACCTCCACCATTTAATTTTCCTGGAAACAGAGGTCCTCCTCCACCTTTCACAGCACCACCACCGGGACATTTTGATAACAGGCTTCCTCCCCCTTCCATCTTCTCAGGGCCAAGGGGTCCCCTACCATCTCAATATGGTGATCCAAGTCCAATTCAAATGCAACCCCCAATGGGAGACCAAAGCCGTGGCCCCAGGGACCACTATAGTAAAGATAGTCACTCATTCACACATGCGGACCAACATCTCAGTCATCCTCCCAATATTTTCAAAGACAGCCCGGCGACCGCTTACCGGGGTCTTCCACCTAGTCAGTATGATGACTCAAGAGGCCCGCATTCTATTGTGGAGATCAATCCACAAAATAAGTTTGGAGTTCCCAGGCCACACTCGCCACCACATCGAGGAGGTCTGGATGAGCATATAGCTCTTCGTCAGGAGAATAGGAACAAGTTTGGAGGTCCCAGGCCACACTCGCCACCACATCGAGGAGGTCTGGATGAGCACATAGCTCTTCGTCAGGAGAATAGGAACAAGTTTGGGGTTCACAGGTTACACTCACCACCACATCGAGGAGCTTTGGATGAGCACACACCTCTTTCTCCTCTTCAGGAGAATAGAAACAAGTTTGGGGTCGCCAGGCTACATTCGCCACCACATCGAGGAGCTTTGAATGAGCACATGGCTCTTCCTCCACTTCAGGAAAATCGAGCAATGAGAGATCAGACTCAGCCTTTTGGTGGCTCTGAACGCTACCGCTTTGATCGGTTTTCAGATGAGGCAAGAAGGTTTTCTGATGAGGCAAGACCTGTTCGCCACAGTGGCCCTCTGCTACCGACCCCCACCGAGGCTCCTATTGCTCCTCCGAGTCACATAGGCGGTCACAGTCCAGATATTCGGCGAGAGGACTTCTGGCGCCGACATTCCCCTGATGTCATGAGGAGAACCAACACCAACCGAGAGGGCTCAGAACCGCAAAGCACGGAACCCTTCGGTCACTTTGAAGTCGGGCTCCGAGAACAAGTTTCTGCTCCCGCTCAGTCATTAGAAGAAAGACTTAAGGAGCTCTCTGGTGACTGCAGAAGAGACAGAGACCGCGACAACCCTTCCTCCGCGAGGTCCTTGTGGGAGAGGAATCAGGGCAAGCGGTGGAGCCGAGAACGAGAATGGGAGAGAAGCAGAGAGCGCAACACCGATCGTGAATCCAGCAGAGAACGGGATCACAGCAAAGgaaaagagagcgagaaaaataaagaggCAGAGGTGGAGCGACACAAGGATGAAGACACAGACAAGAGGAGAGACCGtgacagagaaagagaaaaggacAGAGTCAAGGACAGGGACTCAGACAGAAGGGATTATGATCGCGAAAGAGGACGAAATCGCGATAAAGAGCGAGACCGTGAGCGAGACAGGAGACGCGACAGGTCCCGAAGTAGAGACCGGGATCGAGGGAAAGACCGAGGTAGAGACAGAGACAAAGAAAAGGACAGTGACAGAGACAAAGACAGGGAGAGGGACAGAGAAAAAGATCGTGACAAAGATAAAGACAGAGATCGTGACAGAGGCAGAGACAAAGATAGAGATGGAGAGAAAGAGCGAGACAAAGATCCAGatagagaaagagagaaagaccGAGACGTAGACAAAGACCGGGACCGGGAAAGAGAGAAGGATAGGAGTCGAGAAAAAGACAGATCCCGTGACAGAGACCGGGAGAAAGACAGAGACCGGGAGAAAGACAGAGATCGGGAAAAAGACAGAGATCGGGAGAAAGACAGAGACCGGGAGAAGGACCGAGACCGGGAGAAGGACCGAGACCGGGAGAAAGACAGAGACCGGGAGAAAGACCGAGACCGGGAGAAAGACCGAGACCGGGAGAAAGACCGAGACCGGGAGAAAGACCGAGACCGCGAGAAAGACCGAGACCGCGAGAAAGACCGAGACCGGGAGAAAGACCGAGACCGGGAGAAAGATCGAGACCGGGAGAAAGATCGAGACCGGGAGAAAGATCGAGACCGGGAGAAAGATCGAGACCGGGAGAAAGACAGAGACCGGGAAAAAGACAGAGATAAAGACCGTGAAAGAGACCGTGGCAGGGACCGCCGAGAAACAAGTAGAACCCGGGAAAGGAGAGAAGataaaaatagcaaacatgaaaaatccaaggagaaagaaaagactTCGGTAAATGATAAAAACTCTTCCTAG